In Leisingera sp. NJS204, the following are encoded in one genomic region:
- a CDS encoding AAA family ATPase, whose product MAFARSRSEGLGLDGGRACKAPNKKEKCQPFTAGLRSRKGWKPNGRDRQRWARFTTARPEGCAKDCFVLGHAYSACYNFFMDFQVIPYRGRLPEDEYDKVFLLTDGWDDWFKYSTMYVVFYFDDAGEKHRIGEVKIGEFNMADDQRRPNIPNEFTELDDVFFSLGQDDDYYQNLNDLGEQFRDAYLTSMRDVARDAELFERALEEDVTGVSLLRSVSDSSVRIQYRRMAQGGARLTEYAFSYTPPPWGRGNIPPTFTFEVHPESYPPTNVHVLIGRNNVGKTYTVEQLTNALVRPDEGSFGDFSWQDIDEFGLDESENFTNIIAVTFSAFDPFEPLPNRENRLSSVRYQYIGLKHIGKAEDGKAKPPKSTDDLAADFGRSVQLIVTQTAKRDRWRRALSLLESDPIFKQAEIWQLIELYDELIEELEKREAFNKLREEARKLYSKLSSGHKIVVLTITRLVETLEERSLVLIDEPEAHLHPPLLSAFTRSLSDLLINRNGVAIIATHSPVILQEVPKTCVWRIWRSGREKRIERPVAETFGENVGTLTQAIFRLEVTNSGFHKMLSDAVDEGLSYDGVLEKFNGQLGDEARGIVRSLVAARELED is encoded by the coding sequence ATGGCTTTTGCGCGCAGCCGAAGCGAAGGGCTTGGTCTTGACGGAGGACGGGCCTGCAAGGCCCCAAACAAGAAAGAGAAGTGTCAGCCGTTCACGGCTGGCCTAAGATCACGCAAGGGATGGAAGCCGAATGGCCGAGACCGCCAAAGGTGGGCTCGGTTTACGACAGCCCGACCCGAAGGGTGTGCAAAAGACTGCTTTGTTCTTGGCCATGCCTATTCGGCCTGCTACAATTTTTTCATGGATTTTCAAGTCATTCCCTATCGTGGACGATTGCCCGAAGACGAGTACGACAAGGTATTTCTTCTGACCGATGGTTGGGATGATTGGTTCAAATACAGCACCATGTATGTTGTCTTCTACTTTGATGATGCGGGCGAAAAACACCGAATTGGAGAAGTTAAAATTGGAGAGTTCAATATGGCGGACGACCAGCGCCGCCCAAATATTCCCAATGAGTTCACCGAGCTTGATGATGTGTTTTTTTCATTGGGTCAGGATGATGACTACTATCAAAATCTAAATGATCTTGGTGAGCAGTTTAGAGACGCTTACCTAACATCGATGCGCGATGTTGCTAGAGATGCTGAACTTTTTGAGCGCGCGTTAGAAGAAGATGTAACGGGCGTTTCGCTTTTGCGTTCCGTGTCGGATAGCTCTGTCAGAATCCAATATCGAAGGATGGCACAAGGCGGCGCGCGGTTGACGGAGTATGCGTTTTCTTACACGCCGCCTCCCTGGGGGCGCGGGAACATACCGCCGACATTCACGTTCGAAGTTCATCCAGAGTCTTATCCGCCAACAAACGTTCACGTCCTCATCGGACGAAACAATGTGGGTAAGACCTATACCGTGGAGCAATTAACGAACGCTCTAGTGCGTCCAGATGAAGGAAGTTTCGGTGATTTTTCCTGGCAAGATATCGACGAGTTTGGACTCGATGAGTCGGAGAATTTCACAAACATCATAGCGGTTACCTTTAGCGCGTTTGATCCGTTTGAGCCGCTTCCCAATCGCGAAAACAGGCTTTCAAGTGTACGATATCAATATATCGGCCTTAAGCATATTGGTAAGGCAGAAGATGGAAAAGCAAAGCCACCAAAGTCCACAGATGACTTGGCGGCAGACTTCGGACGATCCGTCCAGTTGATTGTGACGCAGACTGCCAAGCGTGACCGATGGCGACGTGCACTTTCCTTGCTAGAGTCCGACCCAATTTTCAAGCAAGCAGAGATTTGGCAACTCATCGAACTATACGACGAGCTTATTGAAGAACTTGAGAAGCGCGAGGCTTTTAACAAATTGAGAGAAGAGGCTCGCAAGCTCTATTCGAAGCTTAGTTCCGGGCATAAAATTGTGGTGCTGACCATCACGCGCCTTGTTGAGACGTTGGAAGAACGCTCCCTGGTATTGATTGACGAGCCTGAAGCCCATCTTCATCCGCCCCTTCTTTCGGCCTTTACTCGGTCTCTTTCCGATCTTCTTATAAATAGAAATGGCGTGGCGATCATCGCGACGCACTCTCCTGTGATTTTGCAGGAAGTGCCAAAAACTTGCGTTTGGAGAATCTGGCGTAGTGGTCGTGAAAAGCGTATCGAGCGTCCTGTTGCAGAGACTTTCGGCGAAAATGTGGGAACACTCACACAAGCTATATTCCGTTTGGAAGTGACCAATTCCGGCTTTCACAAGATGTTGAGTGATGCCGTCGATGAAGGCCTGTCTTATGATGGCGTGCTTGAAAAGTTCAATGGCCAATTGGGCGATGAAGCGAGAGGTATCGTTCGGTCTCTGGTTGCAGCTAGAGAGCTAGAGGACTGA
- a CDS encoding ArdC family protein has translation MRQDIYQKVTDKIIADLEQGELSWLKPWNSGNLEGKITKPLRHNGVPYNGINILMLWGAAVEAGYLSPFWMTFKQAKELGAHVKKGERGNLVVYANTITKTEEQDDGSEEERKIPFMKGYSVFNVEQIEGLPEHYYSKPEPVIDPALRISHAEDFFASTGADIRHGGNSAHYAGGSDHVQMPYFETFRNPESYYATLAHELTHWTKHKSRLDREFGRKQWGDEGYAREELVAELGAAFLCADLELTPEPGTDHAAYIQSWLKVLKEDKRAIFSAAAHAQRAADFLHGLQPLTEEEENEGVAA, from the coding sequence ATGAGACAAGACATTTATCAAAAAGTAACCGATAAGATTATTGCTGATCTGGAACAAGGCGAGTTGTCATGGCTCAAGCCTTGGAACAGCGGAAACCTCGAAGGCAAAATCACCAAACCCTTGCGGCACAATGGCGTGCCCTACAACGGAATCAATATCCTTATGCTATGGGGAGCCGCCGTTGAAGCGGGCTATCTCTCGCCTTTCTGGATGACCTTTAAACAGGCCAAGGAGCTTGGCGCACATGTCAAGAAGGGCGAGCGCGGCAATCTGGTTGTCTATGCCAACACCATTACCAAGACCGAGGAGCAGGACGACGGATCAGAGGAAGAGCGGAAAATTCCTTTCATGAAGGGCTATAGCGTCTTCAACGTCGAGCAGATCGAAGGCTTGCCCGAGCACTACTATTCCAAGCCCGAGCCCGTGATTGACCCCGCCTTGCGGATCAGCCACGCGGAAGACTTTTTCGCCAGCACTGGCGCAGACATTCGCCACGGCGGGAACAGCGCTCACTATGCGGGCGGCAGCGATCATGTGCAGATGCCGTACTTCGAGACGTTCCGAAACCCCGAAAGCTACTACGCCACACTTGCCCATGAGTTGACCCACTGGACAAAGCATAAGAGTCGCCTTGACCGCGAGTTCGGGCGGAAGCAATGGGGCGATGAAGGCTACGCCCGCGAAGAGCTGGTCGCCGAGCTTGGCGCGGCGTTCCTTTGCGCTGATCTGGAACTGACGCCTGAGCCTGGCACAGACCACGCCGCCTACATTCAAAGCTGGCTCAAGGTCTTGAAGGAAGACAAGAGAGCGATCTTCAGCGCTGCTGCGCACGCGCAACGCGCCGCAGATTTCCTGCACGGTCTGCAACCGCTGACCGAGGAAGAAGAGAACGAAGGGGTCGCCGCCTAA
- a CDS encoding relaxase/mobilization nuclease domain-containing protein has protein sequence MILKGSQRGNARELSKHLMNVRDNEHVELHDLRGFMSEEDLHEALAEAEAISKGTRCKQHLFSLSLNPPEGVHVDTQTFETAIEMAEQKLGLDGQPRAVVFHEKEGRRHAHAVWSRIDTDSMTAKQMSFTKVKLMDVSRELYLRHGWEMPKGMVDRENRNPLTFSRAEWQQAARAKLDPRMVKAMFKDTWERSDSAESLKSALEQRGYYLAQGDRRGVVAVDYRGEAFSLSRWVGVKAKDVNARFANATELPKVDEQRQHVAALMADGLRRQRAEIEEGYKRARPSIEFRRTQMVERHRIERTGMAELQKQRETREAAARASLLPNKGVGKWWSQLTGRYSKLIAQNEHDAWQALKRDQVERDKMISRQLDERQRLQQAIRAMREERIKELMALRQEIANYMLMKQGKVPKIEPKYPTTRADARSEETKRTERRRADDRQRERQCQRPRDRGLDRGREF, from the coding sequence ATGATCCTCAAAGGTTCCCAGCGCGGCAATGCCCGCGAGCTTTCCAAGCATCTGATGAACGTCCGCGACAATGAGCATGTGGAACTGCACGATCTTCGCGGCTTCATGAGCGAAGAGGATCTGCATGAGGCTCTCGCCGAGGCCGAAGCGATCTCGAAGGGCACGCGCTGCAAGCAACATCTATTCTCTCTCAGCCTGAACCCTCCCGAGGGCGTTCACGTCGATACGCAGACCTTCGAGACCGCCATCGAAATGGCCGAACAAAAGCTCGGCCTCGATGGTCAGCCGCGTGCTGTCGTCTTCCATGAAAAAGAAGGTCGGCGTCACGCCCATGCCGTTTGGAGCCGTATCGATACCGACTCCATGACGGCGAAGCAGATGTCTTTCACGAAAGTAAAGCTCATGGACGTCTCGCGTGAGCTGTATCTTCGTCACGGCTGGGAGATGCCGAAGGGGATGGTGGATCGTGAGAACCGCAATCCGCTGACTTTCTCTCGCGCGGAGTGGCAACAAGCGGCGCGTGCAAAGCTCGACCCCCGCATGGTCAAGGCCATGTTCAAAGACACTTGGGAGCGTTCGGATTCTGCGGAAAGCCTCAAATCCGCCCTGGAACAGCGCGGCTACTATCTCGCGCAAGGGGATCGTCGGGGCGTGGTTGCCGTGGATTATCGAGGTGAAGCGTTCTCCTTGTCTCGCTGGGTGGGCGTGAAGGCCAAAGACGTCAATGCCCGCTTCGCGAATGCCACAGAACTTCCAAAGGTTGATGAGCAACGACAGCATGTTGCTGCGCTGATGGCGGACGGCTTGCGCCGTCAACGCGCCGAGATCGAAGAAGGATACAAGCGCGCCCGTCCGTCAATCGAGTTCCGCCGCACACAAATGGTGGAACGACATCGCATCGAGCGCACCGGGATGGCTGAGCTTCAAAAGCAACGCGAAACCCGTGAAGCGGCTGCGCGCGCCTCACTTCTACCGAATAAGGGCGTGGGCAAGTGGTGGAGCCAACTTACTGGCCGATATTCGAAGCTGATAGCCCAGAACGAGCATGATGCATGGCAAGCTCTAAAGCGTGATCAGGTCGAGCGCGACAAGATGATTTCGCGGCAACTCGATGAACGCCAGCGCTTGCAGCAGGCCATTCGTGCCATGCGGGAAGAGCGGATCAAGGAACTCATGGCGCTACGTCAGGAGATCGCGAACTACATGCTAATGAAGCAGGGCAAGGTTCCGAAGATCGAGCCCAAATACCCGACGACCCGTGCGGACGCGCGATCCGAAGAGACCAAACGAACAGAACGCCGCCGCGCCGATGATCGTCAGCGCGAACGCCAATGTCAGCGCCCGCGAGACCGTGGGCTTGATCGGGGCCGAGAGTTTTAA
- a CDS encoding plasmid mobilization relaxosome protein MobC: protein MSISERDFNKVAGKPVKKREAPFSLRLSFDEKAALLEAANGVPLGAYIKAKLFDEPLEKVRRRNTNPVKDHEALGRVLGTLGGSRLSQNLNQLARAANTGAMPVSPELEEELREACKEVAEMRAELLRALGNGDQP, encoded by the coding sequence ATGAGCATTTCGGAGCGTGATTTCAACAAAGTAGCTGGGAAGCCAGTAAAAAAGCGGGAAGCTCCATTCTCGCTCCGACTGAGCTTTGACGAGAAAGCCGCGCTGCTAGAAGCCGCAAACGGCGTGCCGCTCGGTGCCTACATTAAGGCCAAGCTCTTTGACGAACCGTTGGAGAAGGTGCGCCGCCGAAACACGAACCCCGTAAAGGATCACGAGGCTCTGGGCCGAGTGCTCGGAACGCTGGGCGGTTCGCGCCTGTCCCAGAACCTGAACCAGCTTGCTCGCGCGGCTAACACTGGCGCGATGCCTGTTTCGCCGGAACTTGAAGAAGAACTGCGCGAGGCATGCAAGGAAGTCGCCGAGATGCGTGCGGAACTGCTCCGCGCGCTCGGGAATGGAGATCAGCCATGA
- a CDS encoding AAA family ATPase, which yields MTDTLDLQISYSAILAAARDRHFISYGELAKANGAIWKNVRYKMNTHLGDLVKIAAERGWPMPSSIVVNQGNLKSGTLDGTAREGFITAAKEFGFDVDDPADFVKKQQQKMFDWAPNAPDDLGLPSTHEPTEIAAVGPKFVQFFGPVLDALRDFGGSAEARQVMDKVIELSDVTEDELKETNKNGQSKYENQVGWARFYLVKAGLVESKKRGQWSLTTEGRETYLDHESAVALFKDVHSRYRDTAVDDDEVAPAISDDVAAELFDDPKRSFWFVGALWGDNGDQTERFLEEGIWQNGYDDKFSEHVARMKPGDRIAIKASFVKKYGLPFENQEKPVSCMRIKAVGTITEATKDGQTVKVDWTPLEKAKEWYFYTYRVTVVEADISDGLARRLVQFAFGDSKQDYDFWIRQPYWAKKYRKAADTIADLQIDEEEAEADIEEATFEPYDVSNIIGDGCFLPEDNLNDALTRLSSKKNLILQGPPGTGKTWLAKRLAYALIGTRDRKLTRKRTRSIQFHPSLSYEDFVRGWRPDGDGQLKLTDGVFLEAIEAARAERDRPFVVIIEEINRGNPAQIFGEMLTLLEKDKRREDEAIELAYHNEAGERVYIPDNLYVIGTMNIADRSLALVDLALRRRFAFVTLETMLNGSWKTWCAEQAGLEDSAITKIQNLITELNEEIANDRSLGAQFRIGHSYVTPAAGEKIANPAKWFCQIIETEIGPLLDEYWFDNPDKATSATRKLLEGF from the coding sequence ATGACAGATACGCTCGACTTGCAGATCAGCTATAGCGCCATTCTCGCTGCAGCGCGAGACCGCCACTTCATCAGCTACGGCGAGCTGGCGAAAGCCAATGGCGCAATATGGAAGAATGTTCGTTACAAGATGAACACTCATCTCGGTGATCTTGTTAAGATCGCCGCTGAGCGTGGCTGGCCGATGCCCAGCTCCATCGTGGTCAACCAAGGCAACTTGAAATCCGGCACGCTCGACGGCACTGCCCGCGAGGGCTTCATCACGGCAGCCAAAGAATTCGGTTTCGATGTCGATGACCCGGCGGACTTCGTCAAAAAGCAGCAACAAAAGATGTTCGACTGGGCACCAAATGCGCCAGACGACCTAGGACTGCCTTCTACACATGAGCCCACCGAGATTGCCGCCGTTGGGCCAAAATTCGTTCAATTCTTCGGCCCTGTCCTCGATGCTTTACGCGATTTTGGAGGATCGGCAGAGGCCCGCCAGGTTATGGACAAGGTGATCGAACTTTCCGACGTCACCGAGGACGAGCTCAAGGAAACGAACAAAAATGGCCAGTCCAAATACGAAAATCAGGTCGGCTGGGCACGTTTCTATCTCGTAAAGGCTGGACTTGTTGAGAGCAAGAAGCGCGGTCAATGGAGCCTGACCACTGAGGGCCGAGAAACCTACCTTGACCACGAAAGTGCCGTCGCACTTTTTAAAGATGTTCATTCCCGCTACCGCGATACGGCTGTCGATGATGACGAAGTAGCACCCGCGATTTCGGACGATGTGGCTGCGGAATTATTCGATGATCCTAAGCGCAGCTTTTGGTTCGTGGGCGCGCTGTGGGGTGATAACGGCGATCAGACCGAACGTTTCCTCGAAGAAGGCATTTGGCAGAACGGATACGACGACAAGTTCTCTGAACATGTTGCGCGCATGAAGCCAGGCGACCGCATCGCAATCAAAGCTTCATTCGTAAAGAAGTACGGCCTTCCCTTCGAAAACCAAGAGAAGCCCGTATCATGCATGCGGATCAAAGCCGTAGGAACAATTACCGAGGCAACCAAAGACGGCCAAACCGTGAAGGTAGACTGGACCCCTCTCGAAAAAGCAAAGGAGTGGTACTTTTACACTTATCGCGTGACTGTCGTCGAGGCCGATATCTCTGACGGACTTGCACGCAGGCTTGTTCAGTTCGCGTTTGGCGATAGCAAACAAGATTATGATTTTTGGATACGACAGCCATATTGGGCGAAGAAATACCGAAAGGCTGCCGATACCATCGCTGATTTGCAGATCGACGAGGAGGAAGCCGAGGCTGACATCGAGGAAGCAACTTTCGAACCCTATGACGTTTCAAACATCATCGGTGACGGATGTTTTCTTCCCGAGGACAATCTGAACGACGCACTCACACGTCTGTCATCGAAGAAGAACCTTATCCTTCAAGGGCCTCCAGGCACTGGAAAGACCTGGCTTGCAAAACGCCTCGCTTACGCGCTCATTGGAACGCGCGACCGGAAATTAACCAGGAAGCGCACGCGCTCGATCCAATTTCACCCGTCACTTTCTTATGAAGATTTTGTTCGCGGTTGGAGGCCAGACGGGGACGGGCAACTCAAACTGACTGACGGCGTCTTTCTAGAGGCCATCGAAGCCGCCCGCGCTGAGCGGGATCGTCCGTTTGTCGTCATCATCGAGGAAATAAATCGCGGAAACCCTGCACAAATTTTTGGGGAGATGCTGACTCTTCTCGAAAAGGACAAGCGGCGAGAAGATGAAGCAATTGAGCTTGCCTATCACAATGAAGCAGGAGAACGCGTCTACATTCCAGATAATCTCTATGTCATCGGGACGATGAACATCGCAGATCGCTCGCTGGCTTTAGTTGACCTTGCACTTCGTCGTCGCTTTGCCTTTGTGACCCTTGAAACGATGCTGAACGGCTCGTGGAAAACTTGGTGCGCCGAGCAAGCTGGTTTGGAAGACAGCGCTATCACCAAAATCCAGAACTTGATTACGGAATTGAATGAAGAAATCGCGAACGACCGTTCTCTGGGCGCTCAATTCAGGATTGGACATAGCTATGTGACGCCCGCCGCGGGGGAGAAGATCGCCAACCCGGCGAAGTGGTTCTGTCAGATAATCGAGACGGAGATTGGCCCGCTTCTTGATGAATACTGGTTCGACAACCCCGACAAGGCGACAAGCGCGACACGGAAGCTGTTAGAGGGATTTTGA
- the mcrC gene encoding 5-methylcytosine-specific restriction endonuclease system specificity protein McrC yields the protein MEALQAEQVPEQAALLALDKIPVRNVWLLFLYASGLAQFRDRFEAEIEDSPDFKSLVARLLCFATEKRLRRNLSFGYRRREDVLRRVRGRIDVLESVSRDLFRRGEVACRFEELTLDTPRNQLVRAALERLSGWLVNEDLCHRCRTLAHALGRAGVSGTKPSRSEIAADQIARHEGEDRLMVSLAKAVFDLVLPTEQEGTRSLLKAQRDETAFRKLFEKAIGNFFAVELSRENGWRVFPGKQFKWPVAAASSGIGTYLPIMVTDIILENAPENRRIIIDTKFTNVLTASQYGGNRFKTDHIYQLYSYLRSQERSDDPLSLNSEGMLLYPSIGTDVDETAVVQGHSVRFVTIDLAQPSSTVVDRLRSLPMLSVLEQ from the coding sequence ATGGAGGCCTTGCAGGCAGAGCAAGTTCCCGAACAAGCTGCGCTCCTTGCGCTGGACAAGATTCCTGTTCGAAATGTTTGGCTATTATTCTTGTACGCTTCTGGCCTTGCGCAGTTTCGTGACCGCTTCGAGGCTGAGATTGAGGATTCACCTGATTTCAAATCATTGGTCGCACGTCTTCTTTGCTTTGCGACTGAGAAACGCCTTCGGCGCAATCTGAGTTTCGGATATCGGCGGCGTGAGGATGTCCTTCGGCGCGTGCGTGGGCGGATCGATGTTCTGGAAAGCGTCTCCCGCGATCTTTTTCGGCGAGGTGAGGTAGCTTGCCGATTTGAAGAGCTGACACTTGATACACCACGCAACCAGCTTGTTCGTGCTGCGCTGGAGCGGTTATCCGGATGGCTCGTTAACGAAGACCTATGCCACCGCTGCCGTACGCTTGCCCATGCTTTAGGACGAGCGGGCGTAAGCGGAACAAAGCCCTCCCGCTCTGAAATTGCTGCCGATCAAATTGCTCGCCATGAAGGTGAAGATCGCCTAATGGTCTCATTGGCGAAGGCGGTGTTTGATCTCGTCCTGCCCACCGAGCAGGAAGGCACACGCTCGCTACTAAAAGCACAACGTGACGAAACCGCTTTCCGAAAGCTCTTCGAAAAGGCGATTGGCAATTTTTTCGCGGTTGAGCTTTCGCGCGAAAACGGCTGGCGCGTTTTCCCTGGCAAGCAGTTCAAATGGCCAGTAGCAGCAGCTTCTTCCGGCATTGGCACTTATCTGCCGATTATGGTCACAGACATCATCCTTGAGAATGCGCCCGAAAACCGGCGCATCATTATTGATACGAAATTCACTAATGTGCTGACCGCTTCGCAATACGGCGGCAATAGGTTTAAGACCGATCATATCTATCAGCTTTATTCATATCTTCGCAGCCAGGAGCGTTCAGACGATCCCTTGTCGCTCAACTCCGAAGGTATGTTGCTATACCCCTCGATCGGAACGGATGTGGATGAGACCGCAGTGGTTCAAGGACATAGTGTTCGGTTCGTCACCATTGATCTAGCGCAGCCCAGCTCCACAGTCGTCGACAGGCTACGAAGCCTTCCAATGCTGAGCGTATTAGAGCAGTAA
- a CDS encoding methyl-accepting chemotaxis protein: MTRLFKFWANMPLGRKLPLSIAAPTIILTLASGLFFAWEAGQALKANREAAYATLLEERKEALENWVADLRSQTRTLVASKAVETALRDFSNGFYSLGDDPSGHLRAAYADGNPNPAGERYKLLDAKDKSAWSIRHKMNHTGFVTFLEEQGFLDAYLLDVQGNMVYAVQKNDDFALNYLDGPYQDSGLGIAFRAALELERGQVFLSEMAAYQADSGRPAMFISAPILKKGAMMGALVLRVPVEDISELLSHSSLLGESGQAYLVRGDGVALTASDRGNGHQALSDLPGLAQITAALGGGKSSFSGTPGLAGQPVEAMAAGVALEDRTWGIVLEVDSAEALAAQNSLSNAAMLQAVGVALAVALLSWVAARSIARKVSALSDSVEHIAAKDYNHPVAGHGTGDEFGNIAGILEGFKTDLQNAQTAEEERAELQRQQDLVVGELRNGLKRLANGDFSNPITEPFPEAYKGLRLDFNQTADTLNNTVREVVEATTSIRNGTSEISQASDDLSQRTESQAATLEQTAAALDQMTASVKAAADGARRVETAMNEARDEAEASGEVVQNAVSAMNGIEASASHISQIIGVIDDIAFQTNLLALNAGVEAARAGDAGRGFAVVASEVRALAQRSSDAAMEIKALISNSGDQVAKGVDLVGKAGEALNSIVSQVTHISGLVSGIAEGAAEQSTGIGEINTGVMQLDQVTQQNAAMVEQMTAAGQLLNGDASKLAGLVDNFNVGMDTPSPRQVPEPVQPSAHGSGWDDLPETHSAIPATEGSAALAKWQDF; this comes from the coding sequence ATGACTCGACTGTTCAAATTCTGGGCGAATATGCCATTGGGCCGCAAACTGCCGCTGTCTATCGCCGCCCCCACGATAATTCTGACCCTCGCCTCTGGCCTATTCTTTGCCTGGGAGGCCGGGCAAGCACTGAAGGCCAACCGGGAAGCTGCATATGCGACACTGCTGGAAGAGCGCAAAGAGGCACTGGAGAACTGGGTGGCCGACCTGCGCTCGCAGACCCGGACACTGGTGGCCAGTAAAGCAGTTGAAACGGCATTGCGGGATTTTTCCAACGGTTTCTATTCTCTGGGCGATGACCCCAGCGGGCATCTGCGCGCCGCCTATGCGGACGGCAACCCCAACCCTGCAGGTGAGCGCTACAAGCTGCTCGATGCCAAAGACAAATCCGCCTGGTCCATCCGCCACAAGATGAATCACACCGGATTTGTCACCTTTCTGGAAGAACAGGGGTTCCTGGACGCCTATCTTTTGGATGTGCAGGGCAACATGGTCTATGCGGTGCAAAAGAACGATGATTTTGCGCTGAATTACCTGGATGGGCCGTATCAGGACAGCGGGTTGGGCATAGCATTCCGCGCCGCGCTGGAACTGGAGCGCGGCCAGGTGTTCCTGTCGGAAATGGCTGCCTACCAAGCCGATAGCGGCCGCCCGGCAATGTTCATCTCTGCTCCGATCCTGAAGAAAGGCGCAATGATGGGGGCGCTGGTGCTGCGCGTCCCGGTTGAAGACATCTCTGAGCTTCTGTCCCACTCCAGTCTGCTGGGGGAATCCGGCCAGGCCTACCTGGTGCGCGGCGATGGAGTCGCATTGACTGCTTCGGACCGCGGCAACGGGCATCAGGCCTTGTCGGACCTGCCCGGTTTGGCACAGATTACGGCGGCACTTGGCGGCGGGAAAAGCAGCTTTTCGGGCACTCCGGGCCTGGCGGGCCAACCGGTCGAAGCCATGGCTGCGGGCGTCGCCCTCGAAGACCGGACCTGGGGCATTGTCCTGGAAGTTGACAGCGCCGAGGCGCTGGCAGCCCAAAACAGCCTGTCCAACGCCGCCATGCTGCAGGCCGTTGGCGTGGCACTGGCTGTGGCACTCCTGTCCTGGGTGGCAGCCCGCAGCATTGCCCGCAAGGTTTCGGCCCTGTCCGACAGTGTCGAGCACATCGCAGCCAAGGATTACAATCACCCGGTCGCCGGTCATGGCACCGGCGATGAATTCGGCAATATTGCCGGTATCCTCGAAGGTTTCAAAACTGACTTGCAAAATGCCCAGACGGCAGAAGAGGAACGGGCTGAATTGCAACGCCAGCAGGATCTCGTTGTTGGTGAACTGCGTAACGGCCTGAAGCGTCTGGCAAACGGGGACTTTTCGAACCCGATTACAGAACCTTTCCCGGAAGCGTACAAGGGCCTGCGCCTTGACTTCAACCAGACGGCTGACACCTTGAACAATACAGTGCGCGAAGTGGTGGAAGCCACCACCAGCATCCGCAATGGCACTTCTGAAATCAGCCAGGCCTCGGATGATCTGTCGCAGCGCACCGAAAGCCAGGCCGCCACGCTGGAGCAGACCGCTGCAGCGCTGGATCAGATGACCGCCAGCGTTAAGGCTGCAGCCGATGGCGCACGCCGGGTGGAAACCGCCATGAACGAGGCCCGGGACGAAGCCGAGGCCAGCGGTGAAGTGGTGCAAAACGCGGTTTCTGCGATGAACGGGATCGAAGCATCGGCCTCCCATATTTCGCAGATCATCGGTGTGATCGACGATATCGCGTTTCAGACAAACCTGCTGGCGCTGAATGCAGGCGTCGAGGCGGCGCGCGCAGGCGATGCCGGACGCGGTTTTGCTGTTGTTGCCTCCGAGGTGCGGGCCCTGGCGCAGCGGTCCTCGGATGCGGCCATGGAAATCAAGGCGCTGATCTCCAATTCCGGTGACCAAGTGGCAAAGGGTGTGGATCTGGTCGGCAAAGCCGGCGAGGCGCTGAACAGCATCGTCTCCCAGGTCACCCATATCTCGGGGCTTGTCTCGGGGATTGCCGAGGGCGCAGCAGAACAATCCACGGGCATTGGTGAAATCAACACCGGCGTGATGCAACTGGACCAAGTGACCCAGCAGAACGCCGCGATGGTGGAGCAGATGACGGCAGCAGGCCAGCTTCTGAACGGCGACGCCTCCAAGCTGGCCGGGCTGGTGGACAATTTCAATGTCGGTATGGACACACCTTCGCCCCGCCAGGTGCCGGAACCAGTCCAGCCATCCGCTCATGGCTCTGGCTGGGATGATTTGCCTGAGACGCATTCCGCCATTCCCGCCACGGAGGGCTCGGCCGCCTTGGCAAAATGGCAGGACTTTTGA